A region of Sphingomonas crusticola DNA encodes the following proteins:
- a CDS encoding glycosyltransferase family 39 protein yields MLVAIGIGVRSWGLGAAPLWLDEAYSAYAADKDWAFLWRIVPLYESHPPFYYSLLHLWVGVFGDGLIVLRLLGWASSLATLPVMALAAGEAGRWIGWGAADRRRLQLITVGLSCLSLALVEMAREARPYPLMILVFAGAILLLLQLARRVERGRPVASAAFAGYLLLLEALLWLHNLGPLYGVALTCALAIALLRRVTGRDWLWLTGGYGLVALAYLPGLAILRGQATTWVASTWLRFQFDGRFVGRLETLYAAPGWPGIASLVLAGFAAAALVRARNGPRLLASLAVLALLPVILAVILSLTVAPVFITRTMTPVAVPALLLLSIGAAAPGRYRWIGRGSAVLLATAMLVADVQGLQRGPMQDWYRTVDWLAARFRPGDAVYAYPNEGKLPLVYALRDKGLAYPIRAIPTDMPALEARHGWHPTGTRGVSSLPRGELRAIAREPATQAIPTIWLLRLGPTTFDRGDIFLLELRRGRYVVRHWQDGPIDIVGLRRLPATRKPSPNSP; encoded by the coding sequence TTGTTGGTCGCAATTGGCATCGGCGTGCGGAGCTGGGGCCTGGGCGCCGCGCCGTTATGGCTGGACGAGGCGTATAGCGCCTATGCCGCGGACAAGGATTGGGCGTTCCTATGGCGGATCGTGCCGCTCTATGAGAGCCACCCGCCTTTTTATTATAGCCTGCTGCATCTGTGGGTGGGAGTGTTTGGCGACGGGCTGATCGTGCTGCGCCTGCTTGGGTGGGCGTCGAGCCTCGCCACCCTGCCGGTGATGGCGCTGGCCGCGGGCGAGGCCGGCCGCTGGATCGGCTGGGGAGCTGCGGACCGCCGGCGGCTGCAGCTCATCACGGTGGGGCTGTCCTGTCTGTCGCTGGCGCTGGTCGAAATGGCGCGCGAGGCACGGCCTTATCCGCTGATGATCCTGGTTTTCGCCGGAGCCATCCTGTTGCTGCTGCAGCTCGCGCGACGCGTAGAGCGAGGCAGGCCGGTCGCAAGCGCGGCGTTTGCCGGCTACCTTTTGCTGCTCGAGGCCTTGTTGTGGCTGCACAATCTGGGCCCGCTTTACGGCGTAGCTCTTACCTGCGCGCTCGCGATTGCGCTGCTGCGGCGCGTGACAGGTCGCGATTGGCTATGGTTGACCGGCGGGTATGGGCTGGTTGCCCTGGCATATTTGCCTGGGCTGGCGATCCTGCGTGGCCAGGCCACGACCTGGGTCGCGTCCACCTGGCTGCGCTTCCAGTTCGACGGCAGGTTCGTGGGGCGGCTGGAGACGCTGTACGCCGCGCCCGGCTGGCCTGGCATCGCCAGTCTGGTGCTGGCGGGGTTTGCCGCAGCCGCGCTGGTGCGGGCGCGAAATGGCCCGCGGCTGCTCGCCAGTCTCGCGGTGCTCGCCTTGCTGCCGGTCATCCTCGCAGTGATCTTGTCCCTGACGGTGGCACCGGTCTTCATCACCCGGACCATGACGCCGGTCGCGGTGCCCGCGTTGCTGCTGCTCTCGATCGGCGCCGCCGCTCCCGGGCGCTATCGATGGATAGGAAGGGGCAGCGCGGTCCTGCTTGCCACAGCGATGCTCGTGGCGGACGTGCAGGGGCTCCAGCGCGGGCCGATGCAGGATTGGTATCGCACGGTCGACTGGCTGGCAGCGCGGTTCCGGCCCGGCGACGCGGTTTACGCTTATCCGAATGAGGGCAAATTGCCGCTTGTCTATGCGTTGCGCGACAAAGGACTCGCTTACCCGATCCGGGCGATCCCGACCGACATGCCGGCGCTGGAAGCGCGCCACGGCTGGCATCCGACGGGCACGCGCGGCGTCTCGTCATTGCCGCGCGGGGAGCTGCGCGCAATCGCGCGGGAGCCGGCGACGCAGGCGATCCCGACCATCTGGCTGCTGCGCCTTGGACCGACGACTTTCGATCGAGGCGATATATTCCTGCTGGAGCTACGTCGCGGTCGCTATGTCGTGCGGCACTGGCAAGACGGACCGATCGATATCGTCGGCCTCAGGCGATTGCCGGCGACCCGGAAACCCTCTCCCAATAGCCCCTAG
- a CDS encoding cystathionine gamma-synthase family protein has product MAEDDKTEADLTGGGLRRRPRHQPLEVGGRRLSPATLMMGHGFDPALSEGSLKPPVFLTSTYVFDSAAAGKRFFEGVTGKRPGGAEGLVYSRFNGPNQEILEDRLGIWEEAEDALTFTSGMAAIATVLLALVQPGDTIVHSAPLYAATETLIGKILGRFGIKWLDFPAGATREEIDAVMAEANASGRVPLIYLESPANPTNALVDIDAVTASRDALFPGEKPLIVIDNTFLGPLWQQPLKHGADIVIYSLTKYAGGHSDLVAGGAVGSKAAINPIRMMRNTIGTILDPHPAWMLLRSLETLELRMSRAGENAAKVCAWLRDQPKVEHVGYLGFLEEGSRQADIYNRHCSGAGSTFSLYLKGGEAEAFRFLDALKIAKLAVSLGGTETLASHPAGMTHLSVPQARKDALGIGDNLVRISIGVENADDLIADFEQALAAI; this is encoded by the coding sequence ATGGCCGAGGACGACAAGACCGAGGCCGACCTGACCGGGGGCGGGCTGCGGCGTCGTCCACGCCATCAGCCGCTGGAGGTTGGCGGACGCCGCCTCAGCCCCGCGACCCTGATGATGGGCCACGGCTTCGATCCCGCCCTGTCGGAGGGCTCGCTCAAGCCACCGGTCTTCCTCACTTCGACCTATGTTTTCGACAGCGCGGCCGCGGGCAAGCGCTTCTTCGAAGGCGTCACCGGCAAGCGCCCGGGCGGAGCCGAAGGCCTCGTCTATTCGCGCTTCAACGGCCCCAACCAGGAAATCCTCGAGGATCGCCTCGGCATCTGGGAAGAGGCCGAAGACGCGCTGACCTTCACGTCCGGCATGGCCGCCATCGCGACCGTGTTGCTGGCTCTGGTCCAGCCGGGCGATACGATCGTGCACTCCGCGCCGCTATATGCCGCGACCGAGACGCTGATCGGCAAGATCCTCGGCCGGTTCGGCATCAAATGGCTCGATTTTCCGGCCGGCGCGACCCGCGAGGAAATCGATGCGGTAATGGCCGAGGCCAATGCCAGCGGCCGCGTCCCGCTCATCTATCTCGAAAGTCCCGCCAATCCGACCAATGCTTTGGTCGACATCGACGCGGTGACCGCGTCGCGCGACGCGCTCTTCCCAGGCGAAAAGCCGCTGATCGTCATCGACAACACTTTCCTCGGCCCGCTGTGGCAGCAACCGCTCAAGCACGGGGCCGATATCGTCATCTACAGCCTGACCAAATATGCCGGCGGGCATAGCGATCTCGTCGCCGGCGGCGCGGTCGGCTCGAAGGCCGCGATCAACCCGATCCGGATGATGCGCAACACGATCGGCACGATCCTCGATCCGCATCCGGCGTGGATGCTGCTGCGTAGCCTCGAGACGCTGGAACTGCGCATGAGCCGCGCCGGCGAGAATGCCGCCAAGGTCTGTGCCTGGCTCCGCGATCAGCCCAAGGTCGAACATGTCGGCTATTTAGGCTTCCTTGAGGAAGGCTCGCGTCAGGCCGACATCTATAATCGCCATTGCTCGGGCGCGGGCTCAACCTTTTCGCTCTATTTGAAGGGCGGCGAGGCAGAGGCATTCCGCTTCCTCGACGCGCTTAAGATCGCCAAGCTCGCGGTCAGCCTCGGCGGCACCGAAACGCTCGCCAGCCACCCGGCCGGAATGACACATCTGTCGGTACCCCAGGCGCGCAAGGACGCGCTCGGCATCGGCGATAATCTCGTCCGCATCTCGATCGGGGTCGAAAATGCCGACGATCTGATCGCCGATTTCGAGCAGGCGCTCGCCGCTATCTAG
- a CDS encoding DUF3297 family protein: MAGTMSETTPTPPDRLSVDPRSPHYDGDALARGIGIIFNGTERFNVEEYCISEGWVRLAMAKTRDRKGNPLTMKLNGNVEPFFRDSAPESEQA; this comes from the coding sequence ATGGCCGGCACCATGAGCGAAACCACTCCCACCCCGCCCGACCGCCTCTCGGTCGATCCCCGCAGCCCGCATTATGACGGCGATGCCCTCGCACGCGGCATCGGCATCATCTTCAACGGTACCGAGCGGTTCAACGTCGAGGAATATTGCATCAGCGAGGGCTGGGTGCGCCTTGCCATGGCCAAGACGCGCGACCGCAAGGGCAATCCGCTGACGATGAAGCTCAACGGCAATGTCGAACCCTTCTTCCGCGACAGCGCGCCCGAGTCGGAACAGGCGTGA
- a CDS encoding dihydroorotase: MATYDLLLKNGTVWTPGGPVEASVGVRDGKIVAIGESGDAGETVDCTGLTVLPGVVDSQVHFREPGLEAKEDLESGSRAAVLGGVVAVFEMPNTKPNTDSEAAIADKLARAEDRMWCDHAFYVGATSANAELLGELERLPGTAGVKIFMGASTGDLLVSEDSELARVLAHGRRRVAIHAEDEPRMQARLGERVAGDPSSHPVWRDDESAMLATQRILRLARAARRPIHILHVTTPAELEVISRNKDIATCEVTPQHLTLAGEDAYPRLGTYAQMNPPIRSAAHRDGIWNWLNQGVPDVLGSDHAPHTMEEKAKPYPDSPSGMPGVQTLLPLMLDHVAHGRLSLQRLVELTSAGPQRVFGMTAKGRIAAGYDADFTLVDLKAKWTIEEDWLASRCGWSPFTGMNITGRPVGTIVRGRIVMRDGALAAKAIGRPIRFDSAAWD, encoded by the coding sequence ATGGCGACTTACGATCTCCTGCTCAAGAACGGCACGGTGTGGACGCCCGGGGGGCCGGTGGAAGCCTCGGTCGGGGTCCGCGACGGCAAGATCGTCGCCATCGGCGAGTCGGGCGATGCCGGCGAGACGGTCGACTGCACCGGGCTGACCGTGCTTCCGGGCGTGGTCGACAGCCAGGTCCATTTCCGCGAGCCCGGGCTCGAGGCGAAGGAGGATCTCGAAAGCGGCAGCCGCGCCGCCGTGCTCGGCGGGGTGGTCGCCGTGTTCGAGATGCCGAACACCAAGCCCAACACCGACAGCGAAGCCGCGATCGCTGACAAGCTCGCCCGCGCCGAGGATCGCATGTGGTGCGATCATGCTTTCTATGTCGGTGCGACCAGCGCCAATGCCGAATTGCTGGGTGAACTGGAACGGCTGCCCGGAACCGCGGGCGTCAAGATCTTCATGGGTGCCTCGACCGGCGACCTGCTCGTCTCGGAGGATTCGGAACTGGCGCGTGTCCTCGCGCACGGCCGCCGCCGCGTCGCGATCCATGCCGAGGACGAGCCCCGCATGCAGGCCCGGCTCGGCGAGCGGGTCGCCGGCGACCCGTCCTCGCATCCGGTCTGGCGGGATGACGAGAGCGCGATGCTGGCGACGCAGCGCATCCTGCGCCTGGCTCGCGCCGCGCGGCGCCCGATCCATATCCTGCACGTGACCACGCCGGCCGAGCTGGAGGTCATCTCCCGCAACAAGGATATCGCCACCTGCGAGGTGACGCCGCAGCACCTTACCCTTGCGGGGGAGGACGCCTATCCGCGGCTCGGCACCTATGCCCAGATGAACCCGCCGATCCGATCCGCCGCGCATCGCGACGGGATCTGGAACTGGCTCAATCAGGGCGTGCCGGACGTGCTCGGCTCCGATCACGCGCCGCATACGATGGAGGAGAAGGCAAAGCCTTACCCCGATTCGCCGAGCGGCATGCCGGGCGTGCAGACCTTGCTGCCGCTGATGCTCGATCATGTCGCCCATGGCCGCCTGAGCCTGCAGCGACTGGTCGAACTGACCTCGGCCGGACCCCAGCGCGTGTTCGGCATGACCGCCAAGGGCCGCATCGCCGCGGGGTATGACGCCGATTTCACCTTGGTCGACCTCAAGGCGAAGTGGACGATTGAAGAGGATTGGCTGGCGTCGCGCTGCGGCTGGTCCCCGTTCACCGGCATGAATATCACCGGCCGCCCGGTCGGCACGATCGTGCGCGGCCGGATCGTGATGCGGGATGGCGCGCTCGCCGCAAAGGCGATCGGCCGGCCGATACGCTTCGACTCGGCAGCGTGGGATTGA
- a CDS encoding YgfZ/GcvT domain-containing protein gives MTATTLADRALLRLSGEDVRGFLQGLVTNDVTGPLPVWAGLLSAQGKALFDFLVWEDGADLLIDCERDQAEALARRLSLYRLRRAITIALDHQLAVHWAREGDMGVADPRLAALGRRWVAPPDEPVEGWRAHRLARGVTEGAAELGSDKTLWLETNAVELNGVSFSKGCYVGQENTARMNWRQKVNRRLVVTRAAEDPGDAANAYYPELGLAVKRVQVERIAAGDDGLIVPDWLANAIGPTTVA, from the coding sequence ATGACCGCGACCACCCTTGCCGACCGCGCCCTGCTCCGCCTCTCGGGTGAAGATGTGCGCGGTTTCCTCCAGGGGCTGGTGACCAATGACGTGACTGGGCCGCTGCCGGTCTGGGCAGGGCTGCTGAGCGCACAGGGCAAGGCGCTGTTCGACTTCCTGGTGTGGGAGGATGGCGCGGATCTGCTGATCGATTGCGAGCGGGATCAGGCGGAGGCGCTGGCACGGCGCCTCTCACTGTACCGGCTGCGGCGGGCGATCACGATTGCGCTCGACCACCAATTGGCGGTGCATTGGGCGCGCGAGGGCGACATGGGCGTGGCCGATCCGCGTCTGGCCGCGCTTGGCCGGCGCTGGGTCGCCCCACCCGATGAGCCTGTGGAGGGATGGCGGGCCCATCGCCTGGCGCGTGGAGTTACCGAGGGTGCGGCCGAGCTGGGCTCCGACAAGACATTGTGGCTCGAAACCAATGCGGTCGAACTCAACGGCGTGAGCTTCTCGAAGGGCTGCTATGTCGGGCAGGAGAATACGGCGCGGATGAACTGGCGGCAGAAGGTCAATCGCCGGCTGGTCGTGACGCGCGCGGCCGAGGACCCGGGTGACGCGGCCAATGCTTATTATCCGGAGCTTGGGCTCGCGGTGAAGCGCGTGCAGGTCGAGCGGATTGCGGCGGGGGACGATGGGCTGATCGTGCCTGACTGGCTAGCGAATGCGATCGGTCCCACGACCGTCGCTTAG
- the acnA gene encoding aconitate hydratase AcnA, producing the protein MTAVGHDTLNTRSTLDVAGRTVAYYSLAKAAETLGDISRLPFSMKVLLENLLRFEDGKTVTTDDLTAMVQWLTDRTSEREIQYRPARVLMQDFTGVPCVVDLAAMRDAITALGGDAHKINPLVPVHLVIDHSVMVDEFGTPKAFENNVEIEYARNMERYEFLRWGSKALDNFKVVPPGTGICHQVNLENIAQTVWVSKGTDGVDIAYPDTCVGTDSHTTMVNGLGVLGWGVGGIEAEAAMLGQPVSMLIPEVVGFKLTGTLAEGITATDLVLTVTQMLRQKGVVGRFVEFYGTGLDALSLADRATIANMAPEYGATCGFFPVDQATINYLRLTGRDEAQIDLVEAYARAQGLWRDPTLPDPVFTDTLALDMSSVQPSLAGPKRPQDKVLLTNVDENFNNELVTGYKKTGDSDVRVDVEGEDYQVGHGDVVIAAITSCTNTSNPNVLVAAGLVARKARALGLKPKPWVKTSLAPGSQVVTDYLNKAKLSEDLDAMGFNLVGYGCTTCIGNSGPLPAPISKAINEHDLVAASVLSGNRNFEGRVSPDVRANFLASPPLVVAYALKGTVREDITTTPIGTTEDGKPVMLKDIWPTNHEISDLITSVIDSDMYRTRYANVFEGDRKWRAISIEGSDTYSWSAGSTYVQNPPYFEGMTMTPKPVEDIVDARPLAILGDSITTDHISPAGSIKADSPAGRYLNEHQVSKADFNSYGARRGNHEVMMRGTFANIRIRNEMVPGVEGGMTRYVPTGETLAIYDAAQKYKEDGTPLVIVAGKEYGTGSSRDWAAKGTTLLGVRAVIAESFERIHRSNLVGMGVLPLQFPDGTDRKTLGLDGSEQFSIDNVAGLRPRQMVTVRLKRADGSEATFEARCRIDTVNELEYFLNGGILPYVLRKLAA; encoded by the coding sequence ATGACCGCCGTCGGCCACGACACGCTCAACACTCGTTCGACGCTCGACGTCGCTGGCCGTACGGTCGCTTATTATTCGCTCGCAAAGGCGGCTGAGACACTCGGCGACATTTCACGCCTGCCCTTCTCGATGAAGGTGCTGCTCGAAAATCTGCTGCGGTTCGAGGACGGCAAGACCGTCACCACCGACGATCTTACGGCGATGGTCCAGTGGCTGACCGATCGCACCTCCGAGCGCGAGATCCAATATCGTCCGGCGCGCGTGCTGATGCAGGATTTCACCGGCGTCCCTTGCGTGGTCGATCTTGCCGCCATGCGCGATGCCATCACGGCGCTGGGCGGGGACGCGCATAAGATCAATCCGCTCGTGCCGGTCCATCTCGTCATCGATCACTCGGTGATGGTCGACGAGTTCGGCACGCCCAAGGCGTTCGAGAACAATGTCGAGATCGAATATGCCCGCAATATGGAGCGCTACGAATTCCTGCGCTGGGGCTCCAAGGCGCTCGACAATTTCAAGGTGGTCCCCCCCGGCACCGGCATCTGCCACCAGGTGAATCTGGAGAATATCGCCCAGACGGTGTGGGTGTCCAAGGGCACCGACGGCGTCGACATCGCCTATCCCGACACCTGCGTCGGCACCGACAGCCACACGACGATGGTCAACGGCCTGGGCGTGCTCGGCTGGGGCGTCGGCGGGATCGAGGCCGAAGCCGCGATGCTGGGCCAACCGGTATCGATGCTGATCCCCGAGGTGGTCGGCTTCAAGCTCACCGGCACGCTCGCCGAGGGCATTACCGCCACCGATCTGGTGCTGACCGTCACCCAGATGCTGCGCCAGAAGGGCGTGGTCGGCCGCTTCGTCGAATTTTACGGCACCGGCCTCGACGCGCTCAGCCTCGCCGACCGCGCGACCATCGCCAATATGGCACCCGAATATGGCGCGACCTGCGGCTTCTTCCCGGTCGATCAGGCGACGATCAACTATCTGCGCCTCACCGGCCGCGACGAGGCACAGATCGATCTGGTCGAAGCCTATGCGCGCGCCCAAGGCCTGTGGCGCGACCCGACGCTGCCCGATCCGGTGTTCACCGACACGCTCGCGCTCGACATGTCGAGTGTGCAGCCGAGCCTCGCCGGCCCCAAGCGCCCGCAGGACAAGGTGCTCCTCACCAACGTCGACGAGAATTTCAACAACGAGCTGGTGACCGGCTACAAGAAGACCGGCGACAGCGACGTGCGGGTCGATGTCGAGGGCGAGGATTATCAGGTCGGCCATGGCGATGTCGTGATCGCGGCGATCACGAGCTGCACCAACACCTCGAACCCCAATGTGCTGGTCGCGGCCGGGCTGGTGGCGCGCAAGGCCCGCGCGCTCGGCCTGAAGCCCAAGCCGTGGGTCAAGACCAGCCTTGCCCCCGGCAGCCAGGTCGTCACCGATTACCTCAACAAGGCCAAATTGTCGGAGGACCTTGACGCGATGGGGTTCAACCTCGTCGGCTATGGCTGCACCACCTGCATCGGCAACTCGGGCCCGCTGCCCGCGCCGATCAGCAAGGCGATCAACGAGCATGATCTCGTCGCCGCCTCGGTGCTGTCGGGCAATCGCAATTTCGAAGGGCGCGTGTCGCCCGACGTGCGCGCCAATTTCCTCGCTTCACCCCCACTGGTCGTTGCCTATGCGCTCAAGGGCACGGTGCGCGAGGACATCACCACCACCCCGATCGGCACGACCGAAGACGGCAAGCCGGTGATGCTGAAGGATATCTGGCCGACCAATCACGAGATCAGCGATCTGATCACGTCGGTGATCGACAGCGATATGTACCGCACGCGCTATGCCAACGTCTTCGAGGGCGACCGCAAATGGCGCGCCATCTCGATCGAGGGATCGGATACCTATAGCTGGTCGGCGGGGTCGACCTATGTCCAGAACCCGCCTTATTTCGAAGGCATGACGATGACGCCGAAGCCGGTCGAGGACATCGTCGATGCCCGTCCGCTCGCCATCCTCGGCGATTCGATCACGACCGACCACATCTCGCCGGCCGGCTCGATCAAGGCCGACAGCCCGGCCGGTCGCTATCTCAACGAGCATCAGGTCTCGAAGGCCGACTTCAACAGCTACGGCGCGCGCCGCGGTAATCATGAGGTGATGATGCGCGGCACCTTCGCCAACATCCGCATCCGCAACGAGATGGTGCCCGGAGTCGAAGGCGGGATGACGCGCTATGTGCCGACCGGCGAGACGCTCGCCATCTATGACGCCGCGCAGAAATATAAGGAAGACGGCACGCCGCTCGTCATCGTCGCCGGCAAGGAATATGGCACCGGCTCGTCGCGCGACTGGGCGGCCAAGGGCACGACCTTGCTCGGCGTGAGGGCGGTGATCGCCGAAAGCTTCGAGCGTATCCACCGCTCCAACCTTGTCGGCATGGGGGTGCTGCCGCTGCAATTCCCGGACGGCACCGATCGCAAGACGCTCGGGCTCGACGGCAGCGAACAGTTCAGCATCGACAATGTCGCTGGCCTGCGCCCGCGCCAGATGGTCACGGTTCGCCTCAAGCGGGCCGATGGCAGCGAAGCCACGTTCGAGGCGCGCTGCCGGATCGATACGGTCAACGAGCTCGAATATTTCCTCAACGGCGGCATCCTGCCTTACGTCCTGCGCAAGCTGGCGGCCTGA
- a CDS encoding transglutaminase family protein, whose amino-acid sequence MRLYVSHRTEYRFSEAQKRLVQLLRLTPGNHAGQSVVSWSIDVDRDARLKPGRDGYGNETTMLYVDGPLDRIAISVSGEVLTEDRAGLLGAAAEPLPPLHFLQPTALTRADAALHDYVASLQLPGDPLAGAHMLAEAVHDHLVLDEPYVGGDHSAAIALADRKADAQGAAHLLIAAARTAHYPARYVAGHLYRPYETDTHAAHGWTELYVEGFGWIGFDPHEGRCPTESYVRVAIGLDHSQAAPISGARIGGGAEALAVDVHVGPEPGPQ is encoded by the coding sequence ATGCGCCTCTACGTCTCCCACCGGACCGAATACCGATTTAGCGAGGCGCAGAAGCGGCTCGTGCAGCTGCTGCGGCTGACACCCGGCAATCATGCCGGGCAGAGCGTCGTGTCCTGGTCGATCGATGTCGATCGCGACGCCCGCCTGAAGCCGGGGCGTGACGGTTACGGCAATGAGACGACGATGCTCTATGTCGATGGACCGCTCGATCGCATTGCCATTTCGGTTTCGGGCGAGGTGCTGACGGAGGATCGCGCCGGGCTGCTCGGTGCGGCCGCGGAGCCGCTACCGCCGCTCCATTTCCTGCAGCCAACTGCGCTCACCCGCGCCGATGCCGCGCTTCACGACTATGTAGCCAGCCTGCAATTGCCGGGTGATCCGCTGGCCGGCGCGCATATGCTGGCCGAAGCGGTCCACGATCATCTCGTCCTCGACGAGCCCTATGTCGGCGGCGATCACAGCGCCGCCATTGCATTGGCGGATCGCAAGGCCGACGCGCAGGGGGCGGCTCACCTGCTGATCGCCGCCGCCCGTACCGCGCATTACCCCGCGCGCTATGTCGCCGGTCATCTCTACCGGCCTTATGAGACGGATACCCACGCCGCCCATGGCTGGACCGAACTCTACGTCGAAGGTTTCGGCTGGATCGGCTTCGATCCGCATGAAGGGCGCTGCCCGACCGAATCCTATGTCCGCGTCGCCATCGGCCTGGACCATAGCCAAGCGGCCCCGATATCGGGTGCGCGCATTGGCGGGGGTGCCGAGGCGCTGGCGGTCGATGTCCATGTCGGCCCGGAGCCCGGGCCGCAATAG
- a CDS encoding alpha-E domain-containing protein, with amino-acid sequence MLSRTAAQLYWIGRYVERAEFTARLLEATLRLDALSARPAGQVAWESALRVTACDKRYKATGLPVDPQSVAGYLTLAPENPNSIRSCLDAARSNAKSVRTALTRDAWEAINRAWLGLRGLATTGGYEETLALTAMIRAETRGFEGALNHMLRNEAYHFIGLGAAIERADNTARLIDVKYHLLLPEGEKVGGVIDRDQWTTILHTVSANTAYRWLYREGLKPWLVADMLILRSEVPRSLAGAIEEAVQHLAYIGKRLGRQGEADRLARRCQTTLSRTSIDAVFGQGLHEYLEAFVVEASQIDRAIGQQFRFA; translated from the coding sequence ATGCTGAGCCGGACCGCCGCACAGCTTTACTGGATCGGCCGCTACGTCGAGCGTGCCGAATTCACCGCGCGCCTGCTGGAGGCGACCTTGCGGCTCGATGCCCTGTCGGCGCGGCCGGCGGGACAGGTGGCGTGGGAAAGCGCGCTGCGCGTCACCGCCTGCGACAAGCGATATAAGGCGACCGGGCTGCCGGTCGATCCGCAATCGGTCGCCGGCTATCTCACGCTTGCACCCGAAAACCCCAACTCGATCCGCTCATGCCTCGATGCGGCGCGGTCAAACGCCAAGTCGGTCCGCACCGCGCTGACGCGCGACGCGTGGGAAGCGATCAACCGCGCCTGGCTCGGCCTGCGCGGCCTCGCCACGACCGGCGGCTATGAGGAGACGCTGGCGCTGACCGCGATGATCCGCGCGGAGACGCGCGGTTTCGAGGGCGCGCTCAATCATATGCTGCGCAACGAAGCCTATCACTTCATCGGCCTCGGCGCCGCGATCGAACGGGCCGACAACACCGCGCGGCTGATCGACGTCAAATATCACCTGCTCTTGCCGGAGGGCGAGAAGGTCGGCGGCGTGATCGATCGCGACCAATGGACCACGATCCTCCACACCGTTTCGGCCAATACCGCCTATCGCTGGCTCTACCGCGAAGGCCTCAAGCCGTGGCTGGTCGCCGACATGCTGATCCTGCGCAGCGAAGTGCCGCGCAGCCTGGCCGGCGCGATCGAAGAGGCGGTCCAGCACCTCGCTTATATCGGCAAGAGGTTGGGGCGGCAGGGCGAGGCCGACCGGCTCGCCCGGCGCTGCCAGACGACGCTCAGCCGGACCAGCATCGACGCCGTCTTCGGGCAGGGCCTGCACGAATATCTCGAGGCGTTCGTGGTCGAGGCCAGCCAGATCGACCGCGCCATCGGCCAGCAATTCAGGTTTGCTTAG